From Chloracidobacterium thermophilum B:
ACACCCATCCCCCCCCCGCCAGCTTCATCCCCACTGCCGTCGGCAAGCGGTTTTTCCGTGCCTGATCCGTTGGCCAACCGAACGGGTACACCGGCAGGGGGAACACCAGTGGTTACGCCGCCAACCCCGCCGCTCAACCCGACGCCGCCCGGTGGAGTGCCACTTCCGCCAGAGTTGGCGGCTACCCCCTTTCGTCCGGTGGAACCGCCCGTTGGTGCGCCCCGTCCGATGGGGCGACAGCTCACGGAGATGCCAGCGCTGCCGCCCAAGCCACCGGCTGACCTCTTTGCCCAGACCACTCCGGCTGCGGCACCACCCCGCCGTACTGGCTTTCCGCTCTGGCTGGTCGTTGGGCTGTCGGTCGGAGCCATTGTGGTTTTGATTGGGATTGTAGCAGCCATTGCTTACTTTCAGTGGGCTACGCCGTCTGTTCCGACGGGTTCCAGCGCACCAGCAGATACCCCGGTGACCAGCTCGGAACCCTCCACCCAACCCGCATCACCGGTGAAACCAGCCCAGCCGGTCATCCCTGAAAACATGATCGCTATCCCAGGAGGGGAGTACCTCATTGGACGCAACAGCGGTGATTTCCTCGACCCCTATGAAAAACCGCAGCATACGGTGACATTGCGGCCGTTCTACATTGACCGGACCGAAGTCACCAACGCTGACTACCAGAAATTCATCGAGGCAACCGGGCATCCGGCCCCGGCTTCCTGGATTGGTGGGCGGTTTGAACCTGGCAAGGAACTGTTTCCGGTCACAGACATCACCTTGTCCGATGCCGAAGCCTATGCCCGCTGGGCCGGTAAGCGCCTGCCCACCGAAGAGGAATGGGAGGCGGCCGCCCACGGACGTACGCCAACGGTTTTCCCCTGGGGCAACACCTTTGATCCCAGCCGTGCCAATGTCAAAGCCAGTGGTCTTGGTGTGCCGGTACGGGTTGGGACGTATCCGGCCGGCGCCAGTCCCTTTGGGGTGCTCGACATGACGGGCAATGTCTGGGAGTGGACAGCTTCAGAAGCCCGACTCTACCCCGGAAGCACCGAGAAACCACCGAGTTGGGACAAGCCGCTCAATCCCGGCACACGGTTGCAAATCATTCGGGGCGGAGCGTTTACGGAAGACACCAGGCGCTGCACCGTGACTTACCGCAACTGGGTCCCGTCGGACTTCAAGGCCCGTGAACTTGGCTTCCGCTGCGCCCAGGATCAGCCGCCACAGTGACCTGCCAGCCGTGAAATGCTGTAAGTACGTTCGATTTTCATCCCGCACCACGCTTTGACTTGCCACTATGTTCACTGCCAAGGGCTGTGTTCCCGGTTCTTTCGCCAGGTGGTTTGCGTGTTCACAGGCGTCTCTGCCAGCGGCCGGTCTGGTCTGGACGTTTGTTCTGCTGGGGGGCATTGTTTTCCTGGGCAGCCGCAGCGTAGCCCAGATCGGGCGCGCGGATGATGTGCCGCCCGCCTCGGCCAACCCGTCCGCACCTGGAACGCCACCGGGCAAGCGCCCCTCTCCGCCACGTCGCCCGGCCATCGTCAAAACCCCCACGGGCGTTGCCATGCCGCTCGGTCGTCCGGCGGAGTTTTACTTCGAGGAAGGCAACGAGCTGTTTGACAAGGGAGACTTCGTCTCGGCCCGGATGTTTTTTGAGCAGGGTGGGAAAGTGGCGCGTCCCAAAAGCGACCTGGTGGAAGTCCTGCAGCGCCGCCGGGATGTATCCGCCCACATGGCCGTCGGCAGGCAGTTCGAGCGGGAGTCACAACTTGTCGAGGCCCTGGCCGAGTACGACAAAGCCCTGGCTCTTGAGCCGGTCAACCCGGTGGCCAAAAGACATGCCGGGCAAGTGCTTCAGATGCTGGGCAAGGCGGCGATGCTGACCAAAAACTGGCAGGCGGCGATTGGTTATCTCCGCCGCGCCCAGGAGCTTGACCCTGATGCGTCCACACAGGCCGCACTGGTTACGGCTCTGCTGCGGTTGGCTATGGAGCAGTCCGATCCAACTGAAGCACAGCGCACCTACCGGCAGGTGCTGGAGATAGCGCCCGGCAATGAAGATGCCCGTCTGGGACTGCGCCGCATGGAGGCACGGCTCCGTACCCGGCAGGCCGAAGCCGCCTTCCAGGCCGGACGCTATAACGAAGCCCGGAGTGAATACGAAGCCGCGCTTGAACTCGACCCTGAACATGCGCTGGCAGCGGCTGGCAAAACCAGGGTGGAAGCCTATCTGGCCCGCCAGTCGGCAGATGAAGCCTATCGCCGCCGGGACTTCCGCACGGCGTATGCCGACTACCAGAAATTTCAAGCCGTCGTCCCGGATGACCCGCAGGTGACAGAGCGGTTACGGGAACTCTCCCTGCGGCTGGAGCCGCCCCTGCCGCTGCGTGGCTCACTGATTTACAAGCTCAACACGGCCAGCCCCTTTCGGATTCGCCTGCATCGCGATCAGGTGGAAAGCGCCCTGCTCGACAGCGAGAACCCCATCAAGCCGGACATCAAGCTCGAAGGCCGCCTCCCGGCGCAGGATGCCGTCTTCCGGCTGGGCAAGTCTTCCGCCAATGTCACAGTCCGTATCGCTGTGATGCCGGTTGCCGACAATGACTACACGGCCGAGCTGATTGCCACGCCCAAAAATCCGCGTTCGGAAGATGTCATCGTCGTGGCCGAATGGCAGCTTCCCCTGAAAGGTGGGGTTCAGTGGAAAAGGCAGCTCGAACCCGGCGCCTACCGGGTCTATTGGCAGGGACCCTTCTTTGAGGTTTTTGACCCAACCGGCGTCTGTATTGAATCCAGCCGGCAGTCACCCCTGCCGCGCCAGCCTGTCACAGTCAAGGTCAAGCCAATCAAGGGGGTCACGGTGCAGGTTGTCGAGCAACCCAATCCCGGAAACGACTTTACCTTCGCCCTCAACCTGGCTGTCACCAGCCCGACCCTGCTGCTGCTTGACCTGAGCTGGGATGTGGGCAAAAAGTAAAAAAACGCGCTCTTGCGGTTGAAAAAATGACAGCCATACCCGAAGTTGAAGGCAGACCCCGCACGGACACTCCCTAGAAGCTTGGGTATGGCTGTTTTCCTGACAAAGAAACGAGGCAACTTTCATACCAGAGCTGCAACACCCAAAACGGACGGCATCGCCCTTGGTTTCTGGTACTGGATTGACAATTCTTTTTAGTCGTTGGTTGCCAATTTTTGTCATCCTGTCTCTGTTTTGACAGGAAATGGTGACGTTTTTCGTGTCTGACACCCTGCTGCTGCTGGTCTCACTCTTTGGTTCGACGCTCCGCCTCTCGACGCCACTCATCCTGGCCGCCTTGGGTGGGCTGTATGCCGAACGAAGTGGGGTCATCAACATGGCGCTGGAAGGCATTATGCTGGCCGGTGCATTTACTGCCGCCACCGTGACGGCGCTGACTGGCAGCCCGTGGCTGGGGCTGTTGTCCGGCCTGGCGGCCGGGCTGCTCGTGGCGGCACTCCATGCGTTCTGCTGCATTACCTGTCGCGCTGATCAGGTCGTCACCGGCACGGCCATCAACATTCTCATGCTGGGCGTCCCGCCGTTGATTTCGGGGGCCTTGTTCGAGTCCACAGGTTCGACACCCAACCTGGCTCAGACCCAGACGCTCCCCACCCTGCCCATTGTGGCCGCCCTGATCGCAGTACCGGTGACGATGTTTATCCTGTTCAAGACGCCCTTTGGCTTGCGGTTGCGCGCCGTTGGTGAAGTGCCGGAAGCTGCGGCTACGGCCGGCGTCAGCGTCACGCGGCTGCGCTGGCAGGGCGTCCTGCTTTCAGGACTGCTGGCCGGGTTGGGCGGAGTCTATCTCTCAATTGGGCAGAATTCGCTCTACACGCGCAACATGACCGCCGGGCGTGGCTACATTGCGCTGGCGGCGTTGATTTTCGGCAACTGGCTGCCGTGGCGCGTCCTGCTGGCCTGCCTGCTGTTCGGCTTCATGGACGCCGTGCAGATTCGCCTGCAGGGAACATCGTCCATTCCCACGCAGTTCATTCAAATCATCCCGTACATTTTCACCATGGTGGTGCTGGCCGGCTTCATCGGGAAAGCAACGCCACCCCGGGCGTTAGGCACGCCCTACATCAAAGGACGCCGGTGAACCCGCCAGGTGGGCGATGCGCTCCCGGAGCCGTTCGAGCGGGAATTGCCCAACACCCTTGCCCGTCTCAATGGATTCCCGGACAGCCGCCAGCAGGGCGCGGTTGATGGGCGTCGGAACACCATACCGTTCCCCAAGCCGCACAATCTCGCCATTGAGGTATTCGACTTCGGTTTCGGGACGGCGAAAGTGCAAATCCTGCCACATGGACGGATAGCCGCGCTGTTCCGGCGGTACGTCGGCAAACTCGGCCTGACGCGCGGCAAAGGCTTCGACCTGCGCGCGAATATCGAAACGACCGGTCACATCAGCCGGGGAAATGCCGGCCGCAGCCAGCACACGCAGCCCTTCTTCCATAACGGCGCGCATCATGGACAGCATCTCCGGCGTCGCAAAGGCTTTCTGCCAGTAGCAGTCCGTGACGGCCAGCAGCGCGTTGTTGAGGTTCCCGATGAGCTTGCCCCACTTGACGGCCATGGCGTCGGGATGCTCGCGGGTGGGCAGCCCGGCGGCCGTAAAGTCTGCCGCCACCTGGGCCGTCAGGGCATCCGTCCCTTTTGGAAAACGTCCGACGGCGAGAAAGTCCATGATGGTCAGCACGACGCGGCCGGGTTCCGGCAGGACGGCGTTGAACAGCACCAGGACGGGATACACCTGCGTGACGTATTCGGCGACAATGGCTTCGTTGGCAATGCCGTTTTGCAGGCACAACACCGGTGTTGTGGGCGGAACCTGCCGGGCGATGTCGGCCATGGCAGCGGCGGTCTGGGTTGCCTTGACGCCAAGGAGAATGGCATCGCCTTCTCCCGGTGCAGCTTCAGCGAGATGGGAAACGGCCGGGATGTCGAGCGTCAGGGTTTCCGTTGGCGTTTCCAGGCGCAGCCTCCGCGCCCGGATGGCTTCCACGTGGGCTGGACGGCCGACCAGACAGGCGGCATATCCGGCGCGGTGGAGCAGCCCGCCGACAACGCTGCCGACGGCTCCGGCCCCATAGACAATGTACCGTCGAATCGTCATGCACGTAGTTCTTCGGGCAGAAACAGCACGAGGCTCTGCGACACGAGCAGGCTGGTCAGAAAAAAGAAAATAACTTCTTCCAGCGGCACGACGCCCACGTGGATGCCCAGAATCTGATTGGCGTCAAACAGCCAGATGCCTTCGGCAATGGCCAGCGCATCGGCTACGACGAAGTACAGCCCAATGGCCACGACCGGCAAAAACACCGCCCGCGCATTGCGCACCAGGATGCGCCAGCCAATCGCCCACTGGAGGATGACCACCGGCAGCATCCAGCCGAGCAGATGGAACAGGTAGTTGGTTTTCATGCGGCTTTCCCCGTGGCGGTTGAGCTGGAGCGCGGACGCAGCAGCGCCACCGTCAACAGCCCGACGCTGATGGTTTGCAGCAGGAAAAAGCCATATTCCTCGATGGGCAGCCGCCAGATGCGAAACAGAATCTTGTCTTCCGGGAAGTCCCATATCCCCAGTTTGACGGCATGGTTGTCCCACGGGGTGGTGAAGACAAAGACAATGACACAGACAAGACCAAGCCAGCGGGCATGGACACGGGAAAACCTGCCCCGCGCCAGCCAGGCCGTCACCAGCAGCAGGGGAAGGCTGAAGTAAAGGTGAAACTGCAAGTACGTCATGAAAGCCAGCGTTGTGTTGTGAATCGGGGGCGATGACAGCTTATCGAAGTGACAGGCCAGGCAAAAGTCTATGTGTTTTTTTACGTCGGACACGCAGACATTCCCAACCAAGGTGCGGGCGGGCGGGTGAGCGTCCAGTGGCGGTCGCTGGTCTGGGCAAGGGTGACGCCGGTCAGTCCGGCCGCCTGAGCCGCGGCTGCAATTTCATCGAGCGTCAGCGCTGCCCCCAGCGAATCGCGGAAAAGCTTTTGCTGCCGGGGTGATTCGTTCCCGGCGTACTGCCTCACCAGAGCGTCGGCAGCTTCCGGGGTGTCCGGCCGCAGGAGGTCCCGGATGAGCAGCGCTGCCCCCGGTTTGGCCACCCGCGCCATTTCACGCAGGACCGTGACTGGCTCCGGGATGTGGTGCACGATGCTGTTGGAAATCACGGCGTCGAAGGTCGCCGCCGGAAAGGGCAGGTTTTTGGCGTCAGCCAGATGCAGGCTGATGCGGGCTTCGAGCCGGGCTGCCCGGAGATGGGCCGCCGCCAGTTTGAGCATTTCCGCCGACAGGTCCACGGCGGCAATCCCCACATCCGGCAGGCGTTCGGCAATGAGAATGGGAATGCGCGCCGTACCTGTGCCCACGTCCAGCACATAGCCAGCCCGAATGCCAAGCGCCACGACGGCATCCGCAAACGCCGTATTGACTTCGGTGAAGTCCATGGCGTCGTAGTCCTGGGCTTCTTCCGCTGTGTCCATGACTTCGGGTTCAAGAATCCGCTCCATCATCACCTGTTTCGTGGTTGGTTTGCTGCCACAAGGTTGGTCAATGGCGATGTTGTTTCGTCAGGCCAACTGCGCGCGCAGGGCATCGGGCGTTGTAACCGGGGCCTGGCAGGTAAAGTTCTGGCAGACGTAAGCCGTGGGTTGGCCGTTGTGCATCGTCCGCTGCGCCACCAGCGGAACATACTGCGCGTGGTCGCCATCTTCCGGGTTCAGCAGGGCCACGACGCGGTGCGGACGGAAGGCTTCCTCGACAACCCGGCGAAGCTCGCGCGTCTCCGCTGCGTCCGGCGGCCCGACGATGACGATTTCCCGGACACTGGCCAGATAGAAGTCGAGCGCCCCCAGCAGTTGCCCGAATCCAGAGGGCATCTTGGCCATGGAACTGGACAGTGTTTGCAGGATGTGTTCGGCCCGCTCGCGGTAGCGTTGCTCGCCGGTCAACAGCGCCAGGCGCAGCAGAACCTCCACCGCCACCGAATTGCCCGACGGCGTAGCATTGTCGAAGACATCCTTGACGCGCGTGATGAGCTGTTCGTGCCGGTCGCCGGTAAAGAAAAAGCCCCCGCCCTGCGGATCGTCGAATTGCGCCAGCATGGCCT
This genomic window contains:
- a CDS encoding formylglycine-generating enzyme family protein, encoding MRSVGPDDPGRTNVSLPALEVQPETAPPAGQTLDNGHHGDGFILGDISSPNLRLDAPPPSAPIGPESIPDLFTTNTSTPQFPPTLIPPPASSPLPPPASGFSVPDPLATKTGTPATSPPTPSTPIPPPPASSPLPSASGFSVPDPLANRTGTPAGGTPVVTPPTPPLNPTPPGGVPLPPELAATPFRPVEPPVGAPRPMGRQLTEMPALPPKPPADLFAQTTPAAAPPRRTGFPLWLVVGLSVGAIVVLIGIVAAIAYFQWATPSVPTGSSAPADTPVTSSEPSTQPASPVKPAQPVIPENMIAIPGGEYLIGRNSGDFLDPYEKPQHTVTLRPFYIDRTEVTNADYQKFIEATGHPAPASWIGGRFEPGKELFPVTDITLSDAEAYARWAGKRLPTEEEWEAAAHGRTPTVFPWGNTFDPSRANVKASGLGVPVRVGTYPAGASPFGVLDMTGNVWEWTASEARLYPGSTEKPPSWDKPLNPGTRLQIIRGGAFTEDTRRCTVTYRNWVPSDFKARELGFRCAQDQPPQ
- a CDS encoding tetratricopeptide repeat protein — its product is MFTAKGCVPGSFARWFACSQASLPAAGLVWTFVLLGGIVFLGSRSVAQIGRADDVPPASANPSAPGTPPGKRPSPPRRPAIVKTPTGVAMPLGRPAEFYFEEGNELFDKGDFVSARMFFEQGGKVARPKSDLVEVLQRRRDVSAHMAVGRQFERESQLVEALAEYDKALALEPVNPVAKRHAGQVLQMLGKAAMLTKNWQAAIGYLRRAQELDPDASTQAALVTALLRLAMEQSDPTEAQRTYRQVLEIAPGNEDARLGLRRMEARLRTRQAEAAFQAGRYNEARSEYEAALELDPEHALAAAGKTRVEAYLARQSADEAYRRRDFRTAYADYQKFQAVVPDDPQVTERLRELSLRLEPPLPLRGSLIYKLNTASPFRIRLHRDQVESALLDSENPIKPDIKLEGRLPAQDAVFRLGKSSANVTVRIAVMPVADNDYTAELIATPKNPRSEDVIVVAEWQLPLKGGVQWKRQLEPGAYRVYWQGPFFEVFDPTGVCIESSRQSPLPRQPVTVKVKPIKGVTVQVVEQPNPGNDFTFALNLAVTSPTLLLLDLSWDVGKK
- a CDS encoding ABC transporter permease; this translates as MVTFFVSDTLLLLVSLFGSTLRLSTPLILAALGGLYAERSGVINMALEGIMLAGAFTAATVTALTGSPWLGLLSGLAAGLLVAALHAFCCITCRADQVVTGTAINILMLGVPPLISGALFESTGSTPNLAQTQTLPTLPIVAALIAVPVTMFILFKTPFGLRLRAVGEVPEAAATAGVSVTRLRWQGVLLSGLLAGLGGVYLSIGQNSLYTRNMTAGRGYIALAALIFGNWLPWRVLLACLLFGFMDAVQIRLQGTSSIPTQFIQIIPYIFTMVVLAGFIGKATPPRALGTPYIKGRR
- a CDS encoding ketopantoate reductase family protein; the encoded protein is MTIRRYIVYGAGAVGSVVGGLLHRAGYAACLVGRPAHVEAIRARRLRLETPTETLTLDIPAVSHLAEAAPGEGDAILLGVKATQTAAAMADIARQVPPTTPVLCLQNGIANEAIVAEYVTQVYPVLVLFNAVLPEPGRVVLTIMDFLAVGRFPKGTDALTAQVAADFTAAGLPTREHPDAMAVKWGKLIGNLNNALLAVTDCYWQKAFATPEMLSMMRAVMEEGLRVLAAAGISPADVTGRFDIRAQVEAFAARQAEFADVPPEQRGYPSMWQDLHFRRPETEVEYLNGEIVRLGERYGVPTPINRALLAAVRESIETGKGVGQFPLERLRERIAHLAGSPASFDVGRA
- a CDS encoding lycopene cyclase domain-containing protein, which gives rise to MKTNYLFHLLGWMLPVVILQWAIGWRILVRNARAVFLPVVAIGLYFVVADALAIAEGIWLFDANQILGIHVGVVPLEEVIFFFLTSLLVSQSLVLFLPEELRA
- a CDS encoding lycopene cyclase domain-containing protein — encoded protein: MSDVKKHIDFCLACHFDKLSSPPIHNTTLAFMTYLQFHLYFSLPLLLVTAWLARGRFSRVHARWLGLVCVIVFVFTTPWDNHAVKLGIWDFPEDKILFRIWRLPIEEYGFFLLQTISVGLLTVALLRPRSSSTATGKAA
- a CDS encoding class I SAM-dependent methyltransferase, whose product is MMERILEPEVMDTAEEAQDYDAMDFTEVNTAFADAVVALGIRAGYVLDVGTGTARIPILIAERLPDVGIAAVDLSAEMLKLAAAHLRAARLEARISLHLADAKNLPFPAATFDAVISNSIVHHIPEPVTVLREMARVAKPGAALLIRDLLRPDTPEAADALVRQYAGNESPRQQKLFRDSLGAALTLDEIAAAAQAAGLTGVTLAQTSDRHWTLTRPPAPWLGMSACPT